One Leptospira noumeaensis DNA window includes the following coding sequences:
- a CDS encoding PIN domain-containing protein, with the protein MNQVLLDSSVWIEYFRNSNSRISSEVDKLIDLGNVYTNELILTELIPFLKLKKQTQLIQIMESIESFKIFIDWKQIIEFQTANLKIGINNIGIPDLLILQNTIQNESILFTLDKHFKLMSKIHKLKLYN; encoded by the coding sequence ATGAACCAAGTTTTATTAGATTCATCAGTCTGGATCGAATATTTCAGAAACTCAAATTCGCGAATTTCTTCTGAAGTTGATAAATTAATCGATCTTGGCAATGTCTATACCAATGAACTGATTCTAACAGAGTTAATTCCTTTTCTTAAATTAAAAAAACAAACGCAACTGATTCAGATTATGGAATCTATTGAATCCTTTAAGATTTTCATAGATTGGAAGCAGATTATTGAATTCCAAACTGCTAACCTTAAAATAGGCATTAATAATATAGGAATTCCTGATTTGCTAATCTTACAGAATACAATCCAAAATGAATCTATTTTATTTACTTTAGATAAACATTTTAAGTTAATGAGCAAAATTCATAAATTAAAACTCTATAACTAG